In Lacinutrix sp. Bg11-31, the DNA window TACTTTTAGAGAAACGTTAAAAGGTTAGTCTAGCGAAAATGAATTTATAATAATATTACCGCTTTCGCGGAAAGTAAACATGAAAAAAATAATAACCTTACTGCTACTCTTTGTTTGTATTGCTTTTAGTTGCGAGCGCGATGATATTTGTCCAGAAGATACTCCTACTACTCCAAGAATGGTAGTAGAATTTAGAAATGTTACAGCAATAGATAACACTAAAAATGTTGCAGGACTTCGTATTGAAGATTTTGATGATGCTACACGTACTCTTGATGATGATCATAGTATTACGAGTGAAGATCAAATGCTTTTGCCTTTAAAAACCGATGCTAACGAAACAAAATATCGTGTCTATAAAAGTTACGCTAACACTGATGGTACAATTACAGGTAACCCAGATGTAATAACAATAACTTACGACACTGAAGAAATTTATGTTTCTCGTGCTTGTGGCTATAAAACTATTTATAAAAACGTCTTATTAACTATAACACCAGAAGCTGGTACTGATAATTGGATGATATTTGCAGCACCAGAAAACGATAACCAATCTGTAATAAATGAAGATGAAATACACTATACAATACGTCACTAGTTGTTTATTATGCTTTTGCGGCCTATTTGTTAGTGCGCAAGAAGAAGAAACTAAAACTAGTATAGATTCTATAAAATATAGCCAAAAATATGGGCTTCGTGTTGGTACAGATTTAAGTAAACTTATTCGCACTGCAACAGAC includes these proteins:
- a CDS encoding DUF6452 family protein yields the protein MKKIITLLLLFVCIAFSCERDDICPEDTPTTPRMVVEFRNVTAIDNTKNVAGLRIEDFDDATRTLDDDHSITSEDQMLLPLKTDANETKYRVYKSYANTDGTITGNPDVITITYDTEEIYVSRACGYKTIYKNVLLTITPEAGTDNWMIFAAPENDNQSVINEDEIHYTIRH